The genomic window ACGAAGACGACACCATTGCGGTAGGGCAAAAATTGGCTCGCCATGTTCAAGCGCCTTTGACTCTGTATTTAACGGGTGATTTGGGTGCCGGTAAGACGACTTTGAGTCGCGGCTTAATTCAGGGGTTGGGCCATAAAGGTGCAGTTAAAAGCCCGACTTACACTTTAGTTGAACCTTATGAGCTTGATGGTGTCGAAGTTTATCATTTTGATTTGTATCGTTTAAACGATCCTGAAGAACTCGAGTTTATGGGGATCCGCGATTACTTTACCCATAAGAGCCTGTGTATAGTGGAATGGCCTGATAAAGGAGAAGGTTTGTTGCCCGATGCCGATATCCACCTGCATTTAAGTTATGCCAATACTGGGCGTGAAATCCAAATCCAAGCTTTATCAGAATCAGGTAAAAAGCTATTAGCCGCGATAAAATAAAAACAACAATGACTAAAAATAAGCATTACTTTCAAATTATTACTGTTTTATTGTGTGCCTTTTTTACTGTGTCTGCCCATGCGGCAAATCAGTTAGAAGGCGTACGTATTTGGGCCGCCCCGGAATCGACCCGCGTCGTATTCGACTTAAGTGAAGCACCAAACTACACACACTTTTCCATCGATGGCCCGAATCGCTTAGTGGTCGATCTTAAAAAGGCATCGACTAAGCTAAACCTTAAAAATATCGATAATAATAGCAAGTTGGTTAAAGGGATCCGGGTGAGTAAATCCCCGACCAAAGGTGATTTGCGCTTAGTGATCGATCTGGTTAAACCGTTAAACGCCAACTTATTTTCCCTACCCGTTACCGCGCCTTACGGCAATCGTCTGGTGGTAGACCTCGAAGATAAAACCGTCACTACGGCAACGGCAGTTGTATCATCAACCCCGGTTAAAACGGTGACCCAAGCGGCGCAATCCTCCCGTGATATTGTGATTGCTATCGACGCCGGCCACGGTGGTGACGATCCCGGTTCAATTGGCCCTTCTGGGGTATACGAGAAGAAGGTCGCCCTTGAAATTGCGCGGCGGGTTTCGAGTAAAATTAATGACACGCCTGGGATGCGTGCCGTGATGATCCGTACCGGCGATTATTTTGTGAATTTAAATAAACGCTCGGAACTGGCTCGTAACAGTAAGGCGGACCTGTTGATTTCTATCCATGCGGATGCTTTTACTTCACCCAATCCCCGTGGAGCCTCCGTATGGGTGCTCTCCATGCGTCGTGCCAATAGTGAAATTGGTCGCTGGTTAGAGCAAAAAGAAAAGCATTCAGAACTGCTTGGTGGTGCGGGGGAGATTATCCAAAATACCGATAATGAACAATATCTTGCAATGACATTGCTCGATATGTCCATGAACAGCTCCATGGCCATTGGCCACTCCGTTGCGGGGGATATTTTAAAAGATCTAGGCGGCGTGACACAATTGCATAAGAGTCGCCCCGAGTCCGCGAGTTTAGCCGTGTTAAAGTCGCCGGATATTCCTTCAATCTTGGTGGAAACAGGTTTTATTTCAAACCCCAAAGAAGAACGTTTGTTATCGAGCAGTCGTCATCAAGAGAGCATCGCCAATGCTATTTATAAGGGTGTGAGTCGTTACTATCATAATAATCCGCCAGCGGATACCTTACTTGCCCAAAGGCGGGGTGGAAGTTCCAGCAGTGCTAAGTCAGTAAAAACAACTACAAAAGCATCAACCGAAAAAACGCCGACGGAAAGAA from Shewanella putrefaciens includes these protein-coding regions:
- the tsaE gene encoding tRNA (adenosine(37)-N6)-threonylcarbamoyltransferase complex ATPase subunit type 1 TsaE, producing the protein MTELTFFLKNEDDTIAVGQKLARHVQAPLTLYLTGDLGAGKTTLSRGLIQGLGHKGAVKSPTYTLVEPYELDGVEVYHFDLYRLNDPEELEFMGIRDYFTHKSLCIVEWPDKGEGLLPDADIHLHLSYANTGREIQIQALSESGKKLLAAIK
- a CDS encoding N-acetylmuramoyl-L-alanine amidase, with the translated sequence MTKNKHYFQIITVLLCAFFTVSAHAANQLEGVRIWAAPESTRVVFDLSEAPNYTHFSIDGPNRLVVDLKKASTKLNLKNIDNNSKLVKGIRVSKSPTKGDLRLVIDLVKPLNANLFSLPVTAPYGNRLVVDLEDKTVTTATAVVSSTPVKTVTQAAQSSRDIVIAIDAGHGGDDPGSIGPSGVYEKKVALEIARRVSSKINDTPGMRAVMIRTGDYFVNLNKRSELARNSKADLLISIHADAFTSPNPRGASVWVLSMRRANSEIGRWLEQKEKHSELLGGAGEIIQNTDNEQYLAMTLLDMSMNSSMAIGHSVAGDILKDLGGVTQLHKSRPESASLAVLKSPDIPSILVETGFISNPKEERLLSSSRHQESIANAIYKGVSRYYHNNPPADTLLAQRRGGSSSSAKSVKTTTKASTEKTPTERTPTERTPTAYVDDTAPTKVKHKVRRGESLSAIALRYSVSMSSIKQANGMKSDVVQLGQTLVIPES